The nucleotide sequence AGGGCAGGGGGCAAAAACTTCCTCGCCACCATTGACAAAATTTGTTCTTCTTCCGCTAACTCAGGGAAAAGGGTAAAACCAATCAAACCCAAACAGAGGGGAATCAAGCCTATCAGCAGATAACACAAGGCGGCAAACAGAGTCGCCCTCTTGGCTATCACCTGATTCCTGGAGGCCAAAATCCTAGATACTAACTCCTGAGCCACTAATGAACCAGTAATGGGCACCAACCAAGTCTCCAGAAATACTAATCCCTGGTGGACAATATTGTCACCGTTGTATTGCAGCCAATTGAGATGACTAGGTTCAATTTGAGCCAAAGCGGAATTAACACCCCCAAAATGGTTAAAAACCGAGAAAATCAGGAAAAATAAACCGAGAATCAGAATTGTGCCCTGAAACAAGTCCGTCCAAGCATCCGCCAATAACCCCCCGGAAACGGTATATACAATTACCACCATGGCGGCAAGAAAGGTAGCTGTCTCCACCTTCAAAGAGGAAGCGGAGGAGAGAATTAAACCAAAGGCCCTTATCTGTGCCGCGGCCCAAAGAAGAGAGCCAGGTATAAGAAACATAGCCGTTAGTCTTTCCACCCTCTCGGAGAATCTAACCCGGAAATAGTCTGCTAAGGTGGTTAGTTTGAGCCTGTATAAGGGCACAGCTATAAAC is from Geminocystis sp. M7585_C2015_104 and encodes:
- a CDS encoding sodium:solute symporter; translated protein: FIAVPLYRLKLTTLADYFRVRFSERVERLTAMFLIPGSLLWAAAQIRAFGLILSSASSLKVETATFLAAMVVIVYTVSGGLLADAWTDLFQGTILILGLFFLIFSVFNHFGGVNSALAQIEPSHLNWLQYNGDNIVHQGLVFLETWLVPITGSLVAQELVSRILASRNQVIAKRATLFAALCYLLIGLIPLCLGLIGFTLFPELAEEEQILSMVARKFLPPALYIVFIGALVSAILSTVDSALLACSALLSHNIIIPLWGNMRERTKLYLQRVTVVCMGVIAFVLAIYGEGVYNLVEEASAFGTSGIFVAMILGLYSPLGNALSAKAAIITGAATWLISHYLLGLDFSYVVSVIFALLAYVMASRPSFSSKHPVHNTTPSAS